Proteins from a single region of Nitrospiria bacterium:
- a CDS encoding HD domain-containing phosphohydrolase has protein sequence MSQSILIVDDEEHIRRLCAEILKRESYQTYTAASAKAAVEMSRLQHFDLLLTDIGMPGMDGLRLLQTIKDVQKEIASVVMTGYGTIDNAVEAMKLGAQGFVIKPFSQEELVRSVADALERYRLLRENMRLKLLVPLFEVGKTLLSDLHLKSLLETFVRVVLKETRSDAAAVILMEDRTHAVKADSCLILPEGFPKETFQRIEETFSRRVLEEKTPLILAEEDSLTHEMKIFLQQSGLASVAVLPFVSKDRVTGILILCKKHGNAPYKQSDLELTTILCGQATIAIENAKLFEVIETKNRELEDFYFETVNALAQAIEVKDVYTGGHGDRLVDLAISIAERLNVSDEERVWLKYAAALHDIGKIGVKETILTKPGKLTPEEYEEMKTHPAKGAEILREVKFLAPVVPIVYHHQERYDGKGYPSGLSGHQIPIGSRIVAVLDAFDAMTTNRPYRRGLPMDVAINELRRHSGVQFDPQVVEAFIQVMSESQHTA, from the coding sequence ATGAGGAACACATCCGGCGTTTGTGTGCTGAAATTCTCAAGCGCGAATCCTACCAAACCTATACCGCGGCCAGCGCCAAGGCGGCCGTGGAAATGTCCCGATTGCAGCATTTTGACCTTCTTCTGACCGACATCGGCATGCCGGGGATGGACGGTCTAAGGCTCCTCCAGACCATCAAGGACGTCCAGAAAGAGATTGCGTCCGTGGTGATGACGGGTTACGGTACGATCGATAATGCCGTCGAGGCCATGAAACTGGGGGCGCAAGGATTTGTAATTAAACCTTTTTCCCAGGAGGAATTGGTCCGATCGGTCGCGGATGCCCTTGAGAGATACCGGCTCCTTCGTGAAAACATGCGCCTGAAGTTATTGGTTCCCCTTTTTGAAGTGGGGAAAACCCTTCTCTCCGATCTGCATCTGAAATCGCTGCTAGAGACCTTTGTCCGGGTGGTATTAAAAGAGACCCGGTCGGATGCGGCGGCCGTGATACTCATGGAGGATCGGACCCATGCCGTCAAGGCGGATTCCTGTCTTATTCTGCCGGAGGGATTTCCGAAAGAGACTTTTCAACGAATCGAAGAGACATTCAGTCGGCGGGTGCTGGAAGAAAAGACGCCGCTGATTCTGGCCGAAGAGGATTCCCTGACCCATGAAATGAAAATCTTTCTCCAGCAGTCCGGCCTGGCCTCGGTGGCGGTCCTGCCCTTTGTCTCGAAAGACCGGGTCACCGGCATCTTAATTCTTTGCAAAAAACACGGCAACGCTCCGTACAAACAAAGCGACCTGGAGCTGACCACCATCCTGTGCGGGCAAGCCACCATCGCCATCGAGAATGCCAAACTGTTTGAAGTGATCGAAACGAAGAACCGGGAATTGGAGGACTTTTATTTCGAGACGGTCAATGCCTTGGCCCAGGCGATTGAGGTAAAGGATGTCTATACCGGCGGCCATGGCGATCGGTTGGTCGATCTGGCAATCTCCATTGCGGAGCGTCTGAACGTCTCGGACGAGGAGAGGGTCTGGCTGAAGTACGCGGCCGCCTTGCACGACATCGGCAAGATCGGGGTGAAGGAAACGATATTGACCAAGCCCGGCAAACTGACCCCGGAAGAGTATGAGGAAATGAAAACCCACCCCGCGAAAGGGGCCGAAATCCTCCGGGAAGTGAAGTTTCTGGCTCCGGTCGTTCCGATCGTCTATCATCACCAGGAAAGGTATGACGGAAAAGGATATCCGTCGGGTCTGTCGGGCCATCAGATTCCGATCGGGTCGAGGATCGTCGCGGTGCTGGACGCTTTTGATGCCATGACGACCAACCGTCCCTACCGCCGGGGCCTCCCGATGGATGTGGCCATCAATGAATTGCGTCGCCATTCAGGGGTCCAGTTTGATCCCCAGGTGGTGGAGGCCTTCATTCAGGTGATGAGCGAGAGTCAGCACACCGCCTAA
- the bioD gene encoding dethiobiotin synthase produces the protein MPRTTPRGIFITGTDTGVGKTIVAAGLAAEFKKRGLDVGVMKPIQTGCRFRKGKWIAPDARFLLKAAGNGDPMNWVCPYRLKTPAAPLVAAENERRTIDLSRITEAYKHLASRHRVVVVEGIGGLLTPITPTVSAIDLALLLRLPLVVVASTRLGTLNHTLLTLRWARKAGATVLGIIFNQCRPSSRSLAEKTNPRVISRLCPIPVLGTVPFMAGVSVDKGRLGGVLTLAHHLNEGLHHLGIKLDP, from the coding sequence ATGCCCCGCACAACCCCTCGAGGTATTTTTATTACCGGAACGGACACCGGCGTTGGCAAGACAATCGTGGCCGCCGGGTTGGCGGCGGAATTCAAGAAAAGAGGCCTTGATGTGGGGGTGATGAAACCGATTCAGACTGGCTGTCGGTTTCGGAAAGGAAAATGGATCGCTCCCGATGCCCGGTTTTTATTGAAAGCGGCCGGCAATGGCGATCCGATGAATTGGGTATGTCCTTATCGATTGAAGACTCCGGCGGCCCCGTTGGTGGCTGCCGAAAATGAAAGGAGGACTATCGATTTGAGCCGCATCACGGAAGCGTACAAACATCTCGCATCCCGGCACCGGGTCGTCGTAGTCGAAGGGATCGGCGGCTTGTTGACGCCCATAACCCCGACGGTGTCGGCCATCGATCTCGCCCTCCTTCTAAGACTGCCGTTGGTCGTGGTCGCCTCCACCCGTCTTGGAACATTGAACCATACGCTGTTGACCCTCCGCTGGGCTCGGAAGGCCGGCGCGACGGTCCTGGGCATTATCTTCAACCAATGCCGGCCGTCCTCACGAAGCCTGGCGGAAAAAACCAATCCCCGGGTCATATCCAGATTGTGTCCGATACCGGTGCTGGGAACGGTTCCGTTTATGGCCGGGGTGAGCGTGGATAAGGGGCGTTTAGGCGGTGTGCTGACTCTCGCTCATCACCTGAATGAAGGCCTCCACCACCTGGGGATCAAACTGGACCCCTGA